ATTCGCCAACACCTTATCGCCAATGCTCAATTTCATCCTGATTTGTACGCCATCAGTAGGTAAATCACCCGCCAACGCTGCTTCAAAAGCCACTTCCCAACGCTCAAAATCACAATGCCAACACAAATGACCGAGATAAGTCTTACCTACTCGCTCAACCCAGACTGTCTGCCAAATACCGCTAGTGCGGGGATACCAAATACTGTGAGGTTTCAATTGCCAATCCTGCTTACCACGAGGCTTGGCCAGGTCTTGCGGATCATCGTGCGCCCAAACTGTAACTTTTGTTGTGCCACTGTCATTTAAGGCATGGGTAATATCAAGGGAGAAGTTGGTGTGTCCGCCTTCGTGTTCACCTATGTATATATCATTCACCCACACACGCGCCCGGTAATCTACCGCGCCGAAGTGTAGTAACAATCTCCCATCACCTTCTGGTGTGGCAAATTCTCGCTCATACCAACAATTAGGATGAAAATTTGTGTCACCAATCCCACTTCTAGTTGATTCTGGGGCAAAGGGGACTTCTATTAAATGCGTCCATTGCTTGAGGTCGCTTGGTTGCATACATTTGCCTTCGTCATCAAAGGCAAACTTCCATAAACCATTGAGACTATGCCAAGGCGATCGCACCAATTGCGGGCGTGGATGTATGAATGTTTTCTGCTCAACAGCATCCTCGTCATTACTTTCTACTGATAATGCAACTTCATCATTATCAACCTTGAGTAATTTCATTCAAACCTCTTTCCTATTAAAATCGGCTATTCTTAATTCTTAAAATTAAGAACACATTTAACTAGAATATTTACGCTTATTACAAGCTAATTATTTACATAAATTAATGTAATTTCTGCTTTTTCATGTTTTATTCTTTCTTCATTCTAGCGTTGTTTACCTACGGAAATACAAACTCATCAGTGTGCAACCGTATTTATCCTCTCTATGAGTAGTTAATTGTTTATTGTTTTGAATAATTATAGAAATATATTGATTACTTTGACTTCTACTAAAGGAATATCATTATACAAGTTTCAAATGATAATTACAGTTGTATTGTAGTTTTTGAGTAATATATTAAAGACTAATAAATTAATTTTTGAGAGATAATTACAGTGAGTAATGCCCACTACAGATCCTTAGATACTTAAAAGCAAGTCAGATTGAAATTATGTTTTCCACACGCAACAACCAATGATGAAAATGTTGACATTCCTGGCGTATTTTATCCAACCCGATATCTAGTGCCAGTACTGAACCATGTAGTACTTTGTCGTAGCCATTGCAACAATTACGGATTCTTTTTGATGGCGCTGTTAGTGGATTGTCATTAATATATTCAGGAGAAGGAAAGGCGTTACGTTCGGATTGCAAAATATCAACGACACTTTCATCGAACCATTGAGCAAACGCTTGTGGCTGACTGTACAAAAGCCCTTCAAATTCATGCACCAACAAATTCGGGATAAAATTATTGTGACCAATATCCTTGCCCATCTCTCGTTCTAAATGTTCAGCCTTCTCGAATGGGTCGCTAGTGTTGGGTATGGAATCACTTCCTGGAAAATCATCAGGCAAGGCATACATATCAAACATGGTAGTAACAAACGCAGTTTTATCTTCCAAACACTTCTGATTTAATTGCCGTTTGATTTTGGCATAACTCACAACTCCACCCTTACCGGTGGAACTGGTTTTGACAAGAATCGGATTGAAGTAGATACTTTTGCTTAGAAAATAGTCGTAAAGCAGTTCCCTGACAAAAGTTTCCTCAGTTTGCCCTTCTACAAAAACATTGACCCGCATCATCTGGCAGGTCTCCCGCCCAGGATGTTCTTTTTCCAAAGCTCACCCAAGCTATAATCTTCTAGCCATGCTTCCAACTCGTGCTGATTCAGCCTGTGAAGGTAAGACTTGCCTTCATTGCGGTCTACAACAATTACATCACTGGCTGCAAATTCGTTGAGCAGTTCGACAGATTGAGTAGAAACAATTACCTGCTTAGAGGTAGTACGGATCAAAGAAGCCAGTACTGTGATAGCATAGGGATGAAGACCTAATTCTGGTTCATCAACTAGAATTGTTTCCGGCTGGAGGTCTTCAGGTTGTAGAAAAACCGTGACTAGACAGATAAAACGCAGTGTGCCATCTGAAAGCAAGTGTGCCTTGAAGGGAATATCCTGCCCACGCTCAAACCATTCTAACTCAATCACCTCCTGATTATTTGGAGAAGGACGCAGGTAAAAGTCTCCAAAAAAAGGCGCAACAAGTCGAATAGTTTTAACTATTTTTTGATATGAAGCTGGGTAGGTGTCGCGCAATAGATACAGGAAGGCTGCAAGGTTACGTGCATCAGGACGCAGGTAAGCATTGTCATTGATACCTTGCGGTTGTTTTATGTAAGCGCTGTCACTGGTGTCATGAAAATGATAAACTCGCCACTGCTGCATGGCTGACAAAATATACTCATCAATTTTGGTTCTTGTACCAGTGAAAAGCTTTGTCTCAAAATGACCCCTACCTATTACATCCTTACCACCTCCTTCAGCGTCATCTTTAGGGGGTAAAGACTGAGGAATCATGAAATTACCTACACCCTTCATAAAATTCCCTTTCCACCAGAAAGATTCCTTAGCAAACATCAGCCGATTATCTTGGGTTGGTTCTAGAGTAGCGGAGTAATCATTATTGCCGAAATATAGCTCAAACCGTAATTGTTCAGTTGTTTTTCGTCCAAAATGTAATAAGGCATCAGGGCCGCCTTGACGACTGACAAAAACTTGCAGGTTTTCCTCTAGTAATTGCCCAATCATGCGGAAGAAGCCGATAAAGTTGGATTTTCCCGCACCATTAGCACCAATTAAAATGTTCACTTTTGATAGTTCAAGGTCACAATTGGCTATAGATTTG
Above is a genomic segment from Nostoc sp. MS1 containing:
- a CDS encoding DUF4276 family protein — its product is MMRVNVFVEGQTEETFVRELLYDYFLSKSIYFNPILVKTSSTGKGGVVSYAKIKRQLNQKCLEDKTAFVTTMFDMYALPDDFPGSDSIPNTSDPFEKAEHLEREMGKDIGHNNFIPNLLVHEFEGLLYSQPQAFAQWFDESVVDILQSERNAFPSPEYINDNPLTAPSKRIRNCCNGYDKVLHGSVLALDIGLDKIRQECQHFHHWLLRVENIISI
- a CDS encoding AAA family ATPase, which translates into the protein MTENNHDKQLSRIVLKGFKSIANCDLELSKVNILIGANGAGKSNFIGFFRMIGQLLEENLQVFVSRQGGPDALLHFGRKTTEQLRFELYFGNNDYSATLEPTQDNRLMFAKESFWWKGNFMKGVGNFMIPQSLPPKDDAEGGGKDVIGRGHFETKLFTGTRTKIDEYILSAMQQWRVYHFHDTSDSAYIKQPQGINDNAYLRPDARNLAAFLYLLRDTYPASYQKIVKTIRLVAPFFGDFYLRPSPNNQEVIELEWFERGQDIPFKAHLLSDGTLRFICLVTVFLQPEDLQPETILVDEPELGLHPYAITVLASLIRTTSKQVIVSTQSVELLNEFAASDVIVVDRNEGKSYLHRLNQHELEAWLEDYSLGELWKKNILGGRPAR